GAGCTGCACGGCGGCGCGCCGCAGGCCGACGCCCGAGGTCACCCCGGCATGGATTTCATAACCACTGATGGCGGCATCTTCCAGGCACAACCGGCCCCTGACGTTGCGCAGCTGCTTGTGCGGCTCCAGCACGGTGTCGATCTGCAACAGGCCGAAGCCCTCGCTGCCACCCGCGGGCCCTTCCAGCCCTTGCGGATCCTCGACCCGACGGCCGAGCATCTGCAGCCCGCCGCAGATGCCCAGCAGCTTGCCGCCGTAACGCAGGTGCCGGTCGATGGCCGCCGCCCAGCCGCCGCTGCGCAGAAAAGCCAGGTCCGCACGCACGCTCTTGGAGCCGGGCAGGATGATCAGGTCCGCCGGCGGGATGGCCTGGCCGGGGCCGACGAAGCTCAGCTCGACCTGGGGGTGCAGGCGCAGCGGATCGAAATCGGTGTGGTTGCTGATCCGCGGCAGCACCGGCACCACCACCTTGAGCGCCTGACCGGCCTTGCTCACCTGACGGCGGTCGATGGCGTCCTCGGCCTCCAGATGGAAATCCATCAGGTACGGCAGCACGCCCAGCACCGGTTTGCCGGTGCGCCTTTCGAGCCAGTCCAGCCCCGGCTTGAGCAGGGCGATGTCACCGCGAAACCGGTTGATCACGAAGCCCTTGAGGCGTGCCTGCTCGCTGGGCGACAGCAACTCCAGGGTGCCGACCAGATGGGCGAACACGCCGCCCTTGTCGATATCGGCGACCAGGATCACCGGGCAGTCGACCGCCTCGGCAAAACCCATGTTGGCGATATCGTTGGCACGCAGGTTGATCTCGGCCGGCGAGCCGGCGCCCTCGACCATCACTACCTGGTGGTTCGCCCGCAGGCGAGCGTGGGAGGCCAGCACCGCGTCACGGGCGACCTGCTTGTAGTGATGATAGGCCACGGCGTTCATATTGCCGACCGCCTGGCCATGGATGATCACCTGGGCACCGGTGTCACTGTTGGGCTTGAGCAACACCGGGTTCATGTCGGTATGGGCCGGCAAACCGCAGGCCTGGGCCTGCACCGCCTGGGCCCGGCCGATCTCGCCGCCGTCGGCGGTCACCGCACTGTTGAGCGCCATGTTCTGCGGTTTGAACGGCGCCACACTGACGCCCTGGCGGCGCAGCCAGCGACACAGCGCGGTCACCAGGGTGCTCTTGCCGGCGTCCGACGTGGTGCCCTGCACCATCAGGGTGGCGCCAGGCTGGTGGGGACTCATCGCGCCTCCTCGGCGAAGACTTTCAACGCCGCTGCCAGGCGCTGCCAGCCGGCCTCATCGGGCGGCAGGCCGAAACGAATGCTGGCCGGGCGCTCGAACAGGCGGGCCAGGATGCCGTTGCAGGCCAGGAACTCGTGCAGCAGCGCCGCCTGCTCGCTGGCGACCCACTGGAACAGCGCGCAGCCACCGGTGGGCGCCAGGCCATGCTCACGCAGCAGGCTGGCCAGGCGCTGACCGTCGCTGACCAGGCGCCGGCGTTGCGCCTGCTGGGCGGTCTTGTCAGTGAGCAGTTGGGTCGCCAGCCAACGGGTCGGGCCGCTGATCGTCCAGGGACCAAGCATCTCCTCCAGTTCACCGAGCAGAGCGCGTTCGGCCAGCACGAAGCCCAGCCGCGCACCCGCCATGCCGAAAAACTTGCCAAACGAGCGCAGCACGATCAGCCCGGGCGAATGCGCGTGGGCGGCCAGGCTCTGC
Above is a genomic segment from Pseudomonas argentinensis containing:
- a CDS encoding cobyric acid synthase, coding for MSPHQPGATLMVQGTTSDAGKSTLVTALCRWLRRQGVSVAPFKPQNMALNSAVTADGGEIGRAQAVQAQACGLPAHTDMNPVLLKPNSDTGAQVIIHGQAVGNMNAVAYHHYKQVARDAVLASHARLRANHQVVMVEGAGSPAEINLRANDIANMGFAEAVDCPVILVADIDKGGVFAHLVGTLELLSPSEQARLKGFVINRFRGDIALLKPGLDWLERRTGKPVLGVLPYLMDFHLEAEDAIDRRQVSKAGQALKVVVPVLPRISNHTDFDPLRLHPQVELSFVGPGQAIPPADLIILPGSKSVRADLAFLRSGGWAAAIDRHLRYGGKLLGICGGLQMLGRRVEDPQGLEGPAGGSEGFGLLQIDTVLEPHKQLRNVRGRLCLEDAAISGYEIHAGVTSGVGLRRAAVQLDDGRSDGALSEDGQVLGTYLHGLFESSAACSALLRWAGLRDVQAVDYHALRERDIERLADLVETHLDQAALRALCGLAEEVR